The following coding sequences lie in one Miscanthus floridulus cultivar M001 chromosome 9, ASM1932011v1, whole genome shotgun sequence genomic window:
- the LOC136484355 gene encoding putative disease resistance protein RGA4, whose amino-acid sequence MAVILDALASYIQNMLTEMAKEEVDMLLGVSGEIDNLGTKLGDLKNFLADADRRNVTDQSVQPWVRELKDTMYDATDILDLCQLKAMERGSSSLAMGCLNPLLFCMRNPIFAHDIGSRIKKLNKRLDAIKERSATFSFINLGSYEDRSGKETTSRLANRETSAQLDRSSVVGEQIELDTRKLVEMLTEDPETIATHDKDNKSMVLAIVGIGGIGKTTLAQKIFNDDTINRVFTKKIWLSVNKDFSVAEILKRAIIESGGDHHAAGNAKATLQRILQNGLDGHKTILVMDDVWNDQAWSDVLKTPFVNAAGHGSRVLVTTRHDLVARAMKAREPYHHVDKLDPKDAWSLLKKQVIRNEDEEPLIDMLEDIGMRIIEKCDCLPLAIKVMGGLLCKKMARRGDWEKVLNNAIWSVSQMPEELNYAIYLSYEDLHPSLKQCFLHYSLIPNKSTVFFVDDIVSMWISEGFVEGNSDELEELATEYYNELILRNLIEPDLLYVDRWVCNMHDVVRSFAQYMARDEALVAHKGKPDIGKLNSKKIIRLSLETEGSEAEELEWSSLQSQKSLRTLLVAGHIGIKAGDSLGTFPSLRTLHIDSTNFDVMAGSLCQLKHLRYFSITDPNTSRLPVNIGKMKFLQYISLDGCENLVKLPRGIEKLQQLRYLSLMGTNINFIPRGFYVLTNLRKIFGFPAHMDGNWCSLQVLQPLSRLMGLSIYGLENVLSSSFAAKARLGEKVHLSYLFLNCTSRLEDDGQLVREDEVFSEAEQQQIVEVFDELCPPPCLDVLEIEGFFGRWFPRWMRSIAAAPLENLRILTMDDLPCCTELPNGLCHLPCLELLQICRAPAIERVGLEFLQPQHDHHHTSQLAAVFPRLHNLTLTEMVEWEEWEWEENVQAMPLLEEFLLESCKLRCIPVGLASHARSLKKLYVHDVQHLNSLKNLAAVVELEVYDNPDLMRIANFPKLWKLDISGCQKLKVLEGLPALQKLELTDYDMETLPIYLKDVKPTHLQIDCTLSLLTSIAAGKFSHEWDKFSHIQQVKAYANDGDIERKWYVLYTREPFNLETNVADRYSKSRNCFI is encoded by the exons ATGGCAGTGATCCTGGATGCTTTGGCATCTTACATTCAAAACATGCTGACGGAGATGGCAAAAGAAGAGGTGGACATGCTTCTCGGGGTCTCTGGTGAGATCGATAACCTTGGCACCAAGCTCGGGGACCTCAAAAACTTCCTCGCTGATGCTGACAGGAGGAACGTCACCGACCAAAGTGTGCAGCCATGGGTGAGGGAGCTCAAAGACACCATGTACGACGCCACTGACATCCTTGACCTGTGTCAGCTTAAGGCCATGGAGAGAGGTTCATCATCCCTAGCTATGGGGTGCCTCAACCCCTTGCTATTCTGCATGAGGAATCCCATCTTCGCCCACGACATCGGCAGCCGCatcaagaagctcaacaagaggcTAGACGCCATCAAGGAGCGCAGCGCTACCTTCAGCTTCATCAACCTTGGTTCCTATGAGGACCGCAGTGGCAAGGAGACAACATCTCGTCTTGCCAACCGCGAGACCTCAGCGCAGCTCGACCGGTCTAGTGTGGTTGGCGAACAGATTGAACTTGACACAAGGAAGCTAGTGGAGATGCTAACAGAAGACCCTGAAACCATTGCTACCCATGACAAAGACAACAAAAGTATGGTCTTGGCTATTGTTGGCATTGGCGGAATTGGCAAGACAACCCTTGCCCAAAAAATCTTCAACGACGACACCATCAACCGTGTCTTCACCAAAAAGATATGGTTGAGTGTCAACAAGGACTTCAGTGTGGCAGAGATCCTAAAGAGAGCCATCATCGAATCTGGGGGGGATCACCATGCAGCTGGGAATGCAAAAGCCACACTTCAACGTATCCTTCAGAATGGTTTGGATGGGCACAAGACTATTCTGGTCATGGATGATGTTTGGAATGACCAAGCATGGAGTGATGTTCTTAAAACGCCATTTGTCAATGCTGCTGGTCATGGTAGCCGAGTCCTGGTCACCACAAGGCATGACTTGGTTGCACGAGCGATGAAAGCTAGGGAGCCCTACCACCACGTCGACAAACTTGACCCCAAAGATGCCTGGTCCTTGCTCAAGAAACAG GTAATCAGAAATGAAGATGAGGAGCCTCTGATTGATATGCTAGAGGATATTGGAATGAGAATTATAGAAAAATGTGATTGTTTGCCACTTGCTATCAAAGTAATGGGAGGACTCCTGTGCAAGAAAATGGCAAGACGAGGAGATTGGGAAAAGGTATTGAATAATGCAATATGGTCAGTATCTCAAATGCCTGAAGAGCTAAACTATGCAATATACCTTAGTTACGAAGATCTGCACCCTTCTTTAAAACAATGCTTTTTACACTACTCCCTCATCCCTAATAAGAGCACAGTGTTCTTCGTTGATGACATTGTGAGCATGTGGATTAGTGAAGGATTTGTTGAGGGGAACTCTGATGAACTAGAAGAATTAGCAACGGAGTACTACAATGAGCTAATACTGAGGAACCTTATAGAACCAGATCTTTTGTATGTTGACCGATGGGTTTGTAACATGCATGATGTAGTTCGATCATTTGCACAATATATGGCAAGAGATGAAGCACTAGTAGCACACAAAGGGAAACCTGATATCGGTAAACTCAACTCAAAAAAAATCATTCGATTATCACTGGAAACTGAAGGATCAGAAGCAGAGGAGTTAGAGTGGAGCTCTCTGCAATCACAGAAATCACTGAGAACACTACTAGTAGCTGGGCATATAGGGATTAAAGCTGGTGATTCATTGGGTACCTTTCCAAGTCTACGGACCCTACATATAGACTCAACAAATTTTGACGTAATGGCTGGATCATTGTGTCaactcaaacacttgaggtatttCTCTATCACTGACCCTAACACATCTAGGCTCCCGGTAAACATTGGAAAGATGAAATTCTTGCAGTACATAAGTCTTGATGGTTGTGAAAACTTGGTGAAGCTTCCTCGTGGTATTGAAAAGCTACAACAGCTTAGGTATCTTAGCCTAATGGGAACGAATATAAATTTTATACCTAGGGGGTTCTACGTTTTAACTAATTTGAGGAAGATTTTCGGGTTTCCCGCCCACATGGATGGCAACTGGTGTAGCCTGCAAGTGTTGCAGCCTCTTTCCCGGCTCATGGGCCTTTCTATATATGGTCTAGAAAATGTACTTTCTTCCTCCTTCGCCGCAAAGGCTAGGCTTGGTGAAAAGGTGCATCTTAGCTATCTGTTCTTAAACTGCACCAGTAGACTAGAAGATGATGGACAACTCGTTAGAGAAGACGAAGTCTTctctgaggcagagcaacaacaAATTGTGGAAGTGTTTGATGAGCTCTGCCCTCCACCCTGCTTAGATGTTCTTGAAATTGAAGGATTTTTTGGGAGGTGGTTCCCAAGGTGGATGAGATCAATAGCAGCTGCACCCCTTGAAAACCTGCGGATTCTGACGATGGATGACTTGCCTTGCTGCACAGAGCTCCCCAATGGTCTGTGTCATCTACCATGCTTGGAGTTACTTCAGATTTGTCGAGCGCCAGCCATCGAGCGTGTTGGACTGGAATTCTTGCAGCCCCAGCATGATCACCACCATACTTCCCAGTTGGCTGCTGTGTTTCCCAGATTGCACAACTTAACATTAACAGAAATGGTGGAATGGGAGGAGTGGGAGTGGGAGGAGAATGTGCAAGCCATGCCATTGTTGGAAGAGTTTCTTCTAGAGAGTTGCAAGTTGAGGTGTATTCCAGTTGGCCTTGCTTCCCATGCGAGGTCTTTGAAAAAATTATATGTACATGATGTACAGCACCTCAACTCCCTGAAGAACCTTGCTGCCGTTGTTGAGCTCGAAGTGTATGACAACCCCGACCTGATGAGAATTGCTAATTTCCCCAAGTTGTGGAAGCTGGACATCTCTGGGTGCCAAAAGCTGAAGGTATTGGAGGGGTTACCTGCACTCCAGAAACTTGAGCTGACAGATTACGACATGGAGACACTCCCTATATACCTGAAGGATGTCAAACCAACGCATCTGCAGATAGACTGCACCTTATCGCTGCTGACCTCCATAGCCGCAGGAAAATTCAGCCATGAGTGGGACAAGTTTAGTCATATCCAACAAGTCAAGGCATATGCAAACGATGGAGATATTGAAAGAAAATGGTATGTGCTGTACACAAGAGAGCCTTTCAATTTGGAGACAAATGTCGCTGACAGGTATTCCAAATCACGTAACTGCTTTATTTAA